The Anolis carolinensis isolate JA03-04 chromosome 2, rAnoCar3.1.pri, whole genome shotgun sequence genome contains the following window.
gaatcttttCCCCTGCAATTTGACTCCATTGCTTTGTATCCTactctctagagcaggcatgggcaaacataggttgttaggaattgtgggagttgaagtccaaagaacctggaaggctgaagtttgtgcatgcctgctctagagcaacagaaaacatcttttcagatattgaaacatggctttcagcctttttttttcttcaacctaaacatacccagctccctaaggcattcctcatagagcttggtttccaaacctttgctaattttggttgctcttctctgacacattccagtttatccatattcttcttgaattctgttgcccagaactggacacggtAGTCCAAATGAAATCAAAGAGAGTGGGActgtgacttccctcaatctcaaCACTATATTTTTATTGATGCAATCCAGAAtgacattggctttttgagctgctgcataaCACTAGTGACTCATGGTCAGCTtgttgtctactaagactcctagactCCTtttacatggactgttttcaagtccAAGGGTCACAcatcctaggtaaaggtaaaggtttccccagtcgtgtccgactctggggttggtgctcatctccatttctaagctgaagagctggcgtggtccgtagacacctccaaggtcatgtagctggcatggctgcatggagcgccgttaccttcctgccggagcggtacctattgatctactcacatttgtatgtttttgaactgctaggttggcagaagctggagctaacaacgggcgcttattcctctccccggattcggacctgcgacctttcggtctgcaagttcagcagctcagcgctttaactcactgcgccaccggggttcTAATATAtgcatcctatatctgtgcattttatttttttctgtttaagtACAGTACAGGATATTTCTTCTAACTGAAATtcaatttgttagttttggctcagtgCTCTAGTCTATTAAGACCCTTTTGAATAAATCCCCCCATTTCCATTGTTGAAAATCAAAGTGTGATCCTTGCAGGAGATGGGAGTGTAAAAATGTCCCCTTGCTCCTCACTGTCCTAGAACAAGGAAATAGATGGCTATCCTATGAAGCTCAAATTTGTCCagaaaagggtgaccaaaatgatataAGGTCtaaaagccaagccctatgaagaacagcttaaggagctgggtagGTTTAGCATGGAGAAAAGATGACTGAAAGGGGGCATGATggctgtgtttaaatatttgaaaagatgtcccaTCGAGGAAGGGCCAAGCTTGATTTCTTCTGCTCAGGAGACCAGGATgtagagcaatgaattcaaactgcaggaaaaaaagatCTCACTTAACCATTAAgaaaaagttcctggtgataaggactgtttggcagtggaaaatgctgcctgagagtgtggtggaatcttcttctctggaagttttaaaacaaattggatggccatctgctgggggtgcttttcctgcatggcagaatgatgTTGGAATGAATGGATATTGGGATTTTTTCCAATTCTTGATGATTCTATGACTAATGGCTTGACTTTTTTCATCTGTAGATTTCTGGATCTACCCAGGGGAGAATGTCATTGGGCGCCTGGAAAGCTGCCAAGTCTGCTTACCTGCCTCATCGGTCTCTAAGGCCCACGCCGTGATTGAAGTCCCCAGCTCTGACGGGCCCCACCTTTTGTATGACAAGGGCAGCCTAAATCGCACCCGGCGCCAACGGATGGTCTTGATTCCACAAGTCCGCTATAGCCTTCAAGATGGGGACTCCTTAATCTTTGGTGACGTTGGATGCCAATATTTCATGTTGACTCCAGAGGCTGAGCTTGAATCCCCCAATGACTCAGTGGAGATTCCCCCAACCCAGACAAGAGTGGAGGCCAGCACTTTGGTCATTGAGGAGACACCTGCGCCAGGGAGGAAGATGAGGATGCGCTTTGGCGGAGTCCTGGTTCAGGATTCGgacaaggaagaggaagaggaggtgaaTGAAGCAGGCAGGAGCGTTCCTCACCGAAGAGGAGATGGTAAGTTTTAAAGGAGGCCCATATTTGGACTTTCATCTCTTATAGTGCCAGAATTTAAGCTGCTATAGTGAGTAGCTTCTAATTGAGTCCCCCCTTTTTTCCGTATCgagagcgatttgagaaactgcaagtcgtttctggtgtgagagaattggctgtctgcaaggacgttacccacatgttttaccatcctgtgagaggcttctctcatgtcctcacatgggaagctggagctgacagacgggagctcaccctgctccctggatttgaactgctgacctttcgttcagcagtcctgccgttacaagggtttaacctattggtCCTGAAGCTGGCTAAAAGATCAGAGCTTATTTATGGTGAGACAAGCATGTTTTGAGGGTTTCATGCTGTCGCTTTGGATTGTTCCCATGCTCCATCCCAACCACTGTTTTGGTGAGCCAGAGGTTATATTCTGGTGGAGTAGAAGAGAGTTTACATGGGGCATCTGCATATGATATAGGGGTCACCTTCATCCCCAGATTCCTTTTATGCATCATGTATCTCTCCTCCATCTCCCAAGATCCAATTTGCTCAGTGACCAAGCAGTGATCCTATCCAAAAACTACAATATGATTTATGGTAGTGAGAAAGAGGAAAATGTTTTCCTTACTGCTTTCTCTGAAATTTAATCTGTTTTTTCCATTAGGCTCAGTTTCCTCTCTTGAAGATGCTAGACAGCCCAATTTGGCCTCCTCCAtgttttcttctccttctgttgTGCCGGAAAGGTATGCCATTTTTGAGTGCTAGTTTTGGGAGAGGCCTTAGCAACCTTAATTATTGTAATGTGTAGAAGGGAATATGttgttgtattgtcgaaggctttcatggccgggatcacagggttgttgtatgttttctgggctgtatggccatgttccagaagtattatttcctgacatttctctGTTGTTCACAATACCTTTTTTTTCTGAATGATGGCTCAGAATGATAAAAGAATTGAAAACGTGGCAACTTCCAGTGGAACCTGTAGAAGAAATATGTTGAAATGCCCATAAGATGGTTACTTtattagtaaaaaaaagaaagggaatggTTACTTGCTTCTTTTAGAAGTTTCAAAAGCAGtcaaatcacatttttaaaaagcagtcacCTCTAATAAACACCTTTAATGTTAAACACTTGCTGTTTAATGTTAAACACATACTTATGTTCAAAACCAGGAATTGACTTTGAGCCACTCCTGGTATTTCCTGTTGTTTGTCTGTTCCCCCCACAGAAAATTGGTGGCCACCCTTACACCAAAGGATGGTTGCAGAGTTGCACAAAGCTTATGAAAGTTGCTATTTGGACAGTAAATCCCAGACCTCTTTGGGTTGCTCTAGCTGGAAAATTCTAGTAACTGCAGTATAACTGCAGTCTCTGTGGCAGTAACTCTGGGGCATTAGATTAAATGGattgaaaatttaaaaatcaagctCCCATTAAATCATCATTAATGAATGGGTTATATTCCACAATGGactgaaaaatacatttttaaagctaCCATTTGAGTATCTTTTGCCGGAAATGCATGGATAATGCAGAagaatttggattttggatttttttttaaaaaaagattgaaatatctgtataatgagatatctttagACAAAACTgtctaaaatattgtataaaattacctttgggtTATATAAAATattgcctgaaggtaattttatacaatattttggatagttttgtgcatgaaacaaagcttgtatACAATGAacgatcagaaagcaaaggtgtcactatttccGCCACCTCTGTGTACAATTTTGAactttgaaatattttggattttgtaatcccggataaggaatgctcaaccggtattataaaatatacagtagagtctcacttatccaacataaacgggccggcagaatgttggataagcgaatatgttggataatacggagggattaagtaaaagcctattaaacatcaaattaggttatgattttacaaattaagcaccaaaacatcatgttatacaacaaatttgacagaaaacgtagttcaatatgcagtaatgctacgtagtaattactgtatttacgaatttagcaccaaaatatcacgatgtattgaaaacattgactacaaaaatgcgttggataatccagaacgttggataagcgagtgttggataagtgagactctactgtatatattttaaaagttcagATGGCCAAACACcatatgatgaattttaaacctgAACCTTATGCTTAATcttctttgtgtattttaatatgtatcttctggaaatatgttttattatgcttattttaaAGAATGCTTGTAGGTGAGTGTGTTTTACAATGTTGTAATCCACTTTGAGCCGTGAAatctggcaataataataataacaattattattaatagaacaGGCATCTACCCTTCACTTCCATATTGTGGGGAAATAAGTTTTGCCTTTCATAAAAAAGAATACAAACTGTTCTTAGCTGCCTACATATTTAATGGCTTAGTAGATGAATCACTACTGTTTCTTTAACTAAGCCAGAATTTTAGGTGTTTGAGTAGAGGAATCTGCTTTTAATTGTTACGTTTATCATTTGTACCCCACAGTGATGAGGAAAGTGGGGAACTCTCTGTCAGTGACTTGCCTTGTCCTTCCTTGCACCTGCGCTTTGAAAGCCAGGATTCTGAAGTAACTCCTTTGGAGAATGGTGGCCCTCCACCTTTGGACAAAGAAAAAGCAACTGTTCAATCAGGAACTCCTGAGGCTGAACCAAAAGGCCCCCCAAGCATGGAAGAAGATGCAGCTGAGAAGCAAGGAGCTGCTCCTTCTGGCCATAGCCTTGTAGAGAACCTCCAACTGGATAGTGATACTgatgtggaagatgaggagattGCTGGTAGCATGTCCAGATCATCAGGGCCTGGAAACTTGGAGGAAGATGACAAAGCTCTAGAAATAAGCAGTGACACAGATGTGGATGACCCTGTGTTGGTGGATCCAGATGCCACCAGTCAAAAGACCCACCCTGCAGTTATCTATGTGAGCAGTGCTTCTGATCAGGAGGAAGTAGCAAAGGACTCGGGTATCCCAAAGGCCCAGAAAACTGCTGAAAATGGGGATGATGACACAGATGCGGAGGATGGGATGGAAAACCCAAGTGTCGTGTATCTTGAAAATCATGAGCCTGTGCCTCAAATGGAAGGTGGCTGTCAAAGTATGGGAAAAGCAGAAGAACCACATCCTAAAGGCTCCCAGCCTGGTGAGAATGAGGACAGTGACACAGATGTGGAGGAAATCACCCAAGAGCCAAAGGAGAAGGCTACATCTCAGCGATCTCATGAATGTCAGAACCGTGGTGCAGATGTGGATGACACACCCCTCAAAATGGACAATCCAAGTGAGACTTTGAAGACCCATAAAGCTGCTCTGGACAGCGATGAGGATGCAGATGTGGATGACACACTCCCCAAAGCTGAGACTTTGAAGACCCATAAGGCTGCCCCAGACAGTGATGGGGATACGGATGTAGAAATGTCTAACTTGGTGCTGGAGAACTCGCATATTGCTCAGCTCCACAGTTCTCATCCGATAAGCTTCAAGGACAATGATTCAGATTTGAAAGACATCCCACACAAAAAGGCTGTGTGTCAAGTTAGCAGTTGCCTGGATCAACCGAGTGCTGATACTAAAGAAGTATCTAATCTTAATGTTCAACAGCAGAGCAGTGAGGAAGCTGTTAATGAACAATCCAAGAGCTCAGATGGGAAGGAAAACCCTGAGATCATTGACAAAGGAGCCGCCTTGCCTCAGATTCAGTGCCTGCCTGCTCTCTCTGTGGATAGCGATACCGATGTtgaagaggaggaggtggaaaTTCAAGATGTGGCCCCCAAAGTGGAGCATAAACCCATAGTTGCTGGTTCCAGTGGAGACGGTAGCAGAAGCAATCCTGAGAATAATGCTGTTGAATCCCCAAATAGTCTTGGACCTATTGAGGTTGAGGATAGTGATACAGATGTGGAAGTGGTTTCTCCATCCCATAAGGAATCGGTGGCTCAAGATGATGATGCAGACGTAGAGGAAGTGGTTGCACCATTGCCAATGAAACCCATAGAAGAGCAAGAGACTCAGCTATTAGCTTCTGAGAGATCTCAGGCGAATGGAGAGAAATTGGACGGCTCTGCAGTGGATGTGAGAATCCACCATGAACCTGGGAAAGAGGATGACGATACAGACGCAGAGGAAAAGAAGTCCTGTTCGGGAGAGGAGAGCAGCACTGATggtgagggaaggagaaagaaatgaaggcaaatttcctttccttcacTGGTAGACTTTCTAATTGTGGGGTcttaatagattttttaaaagacccTAGTGCTGTGATCTGGTTAGTCATAAAAGAtctaaatatgttgtcgaaggctttcacagctggaatcactgggttgctgtgagttttctgggctgtatggccatgttccagaagcattctctcctgacatttggcccacatctctggcaggcatcctcagaggttgtgaggtgtgttggaaactactatacaaaatcccagaatacttgtaaagtatctacacaaacacaagatagtctatgtacaaagaaaatatgttcaaataacatataatattattaaagttccccatataaagctcaatttgacagtaccagacaaaatgaaaaggagcaacagctctaacacaaaagttatccaagtctgatattggttccaatgtatataggcttcagggatacatagtcaatgaaaatatcttttggaagatattttcattgactatgtatccctgaagtgtgttggaaactagtcaagtggggtttatgtatctggaaTTTCTAGAGTgggaagaattcttgtctgcttgaggcaagtgtgaatgttgcaattggccagcttgattagcattaaatggccttgcagcttcaaagcctggttgcctcctgcctgggagaatcctttgttggggggtgttaactggccctgattgtttcctgtctggaattccagttttttaaaaaagtttttttgagTATCTtgattcta
Protein-coding sequences here:
- the mdc1 gene encoding mediator of DNA damage checkpoint protein 1, giving the protein MEQTQLLDWDEEGDTIESSNGDTPKPVGRLHLLSSKYGPEKDFWIYPGENVIGRLESCQVCLPASSVSKAHAVIEVPSSDGPHLLYDKGSLNRTRRQRMVLIPQVRYSLQDGDSLIFGDVGCQYFMLTPEAELESPNDSVEIPPTQTRVEASTLVIEETPAPGRKMRMRFGGVLVQDSDKEEEEEVNEAGRSVPHRRGDGSVSSLEDARQPNLASSMFSSPSVVPESDEESGELSVSDLPCPSLHLRFESQDSEVTPLENGGPPPLDKEKATVQSGTPEAEPKGPPSMEEDAAEKQGAAPSGHSLVENLQLDSDTDVEDEEIAGSMSRSSGPGNLEEDDKALEISSDTDVDDPVLVDPDATSQKTHPAVIYVSSASDQEEVAKDSGIPKAQKTAENGDDDTDAEDGMENPSVVYLENHEPVPQMEGGCQSMGKAEEPHPKGSQPGENEDSDTDVEEITQEPKEKATSQRSHECQNRGADVDDTPLKMDNPSETLKTHKAALDSDEDADVDDTLPKAETLKTHKAAPDSDGDTDVEMSNLVLENSHIAQLHSSHPISFKDNDSDLKDIPHKKAVCQVSSCLDQPSADTKEVSNLNVQQQSSEEAVNEQSKSSDGKENPEIIDKGAALPQIQCLPALSVDSDTDVEEEEVEIQDVAPKVEHKPIVAGSSGDGSRSNPENNAVESPNSLGPIEVEDSDTDVEVVSPSHKESVAQDDDADVEEVVAPLPMKPIEEQETQLLASERSQANGEKLDGSAVDVRIHHEPGKEDDDTDAEEKKSCSGEESSTDDDQDIDLQATQCFLPSEPSSPGIEPARDPIVADSHNNLEEEPTQDFRTPPAQTRLLSGKKWKSPQKEEDSDLDAYALEATQAFCTEPRSLSEEPTQAFVVEEEEEIIQNTAERGKCSVPETQNVTVSATSKQQATSFSGKSTQPYSIGVACSEPNSETAVEEVAEECNKEEEIRAVQSVQMPLLGSSQPLTLQEVQRKSMTEERVCMMVPEVGSAGGGQLEERCSVPVKQPRDADQVPGCSKEEPLQPEASAPVQRHNLRSSLTPSPAPVSQRRSLRCRIRAVCTDTQQSEEPAAPVSRLRRLRQQTSSALYMKELEGKTDQPKEEKAHPNKKSKTAESTVTTRLSRTRSTQRESDATGRLKGDMTVAAGSPGTRELTRRGRKGATTPPMKKEEPELPQTRSSRRSNSSVNTPSPKGTRRAVKPEQDSPAQSTPSSGRRLRRQSTESKLVGMRSQPQSQSSVGSGAPSPKVLFTGVIDEEAEQVVRELGGSLAESVFDCTHLVTDRVCRTVKFLCALAQGIPIVTLEWLQKSRQNSFFLAPKSFLVRDPEQEKKFRFSLATSLRTAQRDGGLFQGYEIHVTPNVKPEPEHMRDIIKCSGGTYLPRMPRTYKDKRVIVSCPDDLPHCKPAQNGKVPITNSEFILTGILQQKIDLDAHQLNAVAISSPTTSPATRASKRRAVAQSAPAPPSRAKRLR